One part of the Roseofilum casamattae BLCC-M143 genome encodes these proteins:
- a CDS encoding TIM-barrel domain-containing protein, with the protein MSAEIFPDNQIYKFLKVEEYFDRYQEWDTLGSAIGYSFNKDTKTLCLKFKRADNQECLLLVETIQNDTLRVRFNPTKSTESQYSSFTCLLENRNLDEADEEIRQNYVFDVDCRESNGQVILTTKSPYNDIVMEVAVTLVPFGIKVFNKSPLNAQYATTPVWQTADTSIYYTPHGKEDYAIIQAVKKPANGQYIGFGEQGGTKLTKNSNQLNYFNFDNMRYRQIYDRGPLDNREPLYHSEPFFYEFDGLPGSCNVNAILLDNPGQVFVDIGYSNSSRYMLGTRFGDLDYYLFLGDEPKNILDSFTALVGRAELKPRYALGYHQGCYGYECAADLKWAVEKYRSHNIPLDGLAVDVDLQDNYRTFTIKPDYQTNKNWPYEQTFGSHKEMFSWLRSQGVKCSTNITPVISSQDKWGDPNYYPTYKEGLENGYFVTDNRYDADNPDSKYYQIYGSGREFCPNDGWVEGYNSGEAYIGEVYYGEDEYGRQLGSPGHYSDFARPEVREWWGKQYTYLFEQGLEFVWQDMTTPAIRDSRGDMKGFPFKLYVSSDFYGQVEKVPALKVWNLYSYNLHKATYEGLNKLPGRENKRNFIIGRGSYVGSHRYAGLWTGDNSSDWDFLQMNIAQVLSLGMHALAISGQDIGGFEEGEIDRGKWANPELLMRWTAAGAFLPWFRNHYVRKGRKEFQEPFQYIDWFNKNRNGDVPEPRSLYEMVLPVCRHYIQLRYRLMQLFYDALFQNTLDGLPICRPLFLNDPQDQALYNDKVHFLHNEFFVRNDLLIAPVLQPESYNNNNGRRDVYVPQGSHWYGFVDNAMPLGGAVEGGTTIRDFDAKLSADGTDINFIVPIYVRAGAIIPTIELEQYVGQLNAEGKANPITLNVYPGQQGEYWMYLDDGVSRSSAPTAEVDDPNANNEYRETKISHSYIGEKVREIKVERIHDGYTPPLEQYFFVAILHDPTEPQSNLGSLRRVSVNSHVLSAISNGTPAARAQGLNISPQNAWYHNEDINISFIKVFDNNPSITITAEYI; encoded by the coding sequence ATGTCAGCAGAAATTTTCCCCGACAATCAGATCTACAAATTTCTCAAAGTTGAGGAATACTTCGATCGCTATCAAGAATGGGACACCCTAGGTTCTGCGATCGGTTATTCGTTTAACAAAGACACGAAAACCCTCTGCTTAAAATTCAAACGCGCTGATAATCAAGAGTGCTTGCTGCTTGTCGAAACCATCCAAAACGACACCCTGCGCGTGCGGTTCAATCCAACCAAATCTACCGAGTCGCAATACAGCAGCTTCACATGCTTGCTCGAAAACCGCAACCTTGATGAAGCCGATGAAGAAATCCGACAAAACTATGTCTTCGATGTGGATTGCCGAGAAAGCAACGGTCAAGTCATTTTAACCACCAAATCTCCATACAATGACATTGTGATGGAAGTGGCAGTCACCCTTGTCCCCTTCGGCATCAAAGTCTTCAATAAATCTCCACTAAATGCACAGTATGCCACAACTCCCGTTTGGCAAACCGCAGACACTAGCATTTACTACACGCCCCACGGCAAAGAAGATTACGCCATCATCCAAGCCGTGAAAAAACCTGCTAACGGTCAATATATTGGCTTTGGGGAACAGGGGGGAACGAAGCTGACAAAAAATAGCAACCAGTTGAACTATTTCAACTTTGACAACATGCGCTATCGGCAGATTTACGATCGCGGCCCCCTAGACAACCGCGAGCCACTCTACCACTCCGAGCCATTCTTCTACGAATTCGACGGCCTTCCCGGTAGCTGCAACGTCAACGCCATCCTCCTGGACAACCCCGGTCAAGTCTTTGTCGATATCGGCTATAGCAACTCCAGTCGCTACATGCTCGGAACTCGTTTTGGCGACCTGGACTACTACCTCTTCTTAGGTGACGAACCGAAAAACATCCTAGACAGCTTTACCGCTCTGGTGGGACGGGCCGAGTTGAAACCCCGTTACGCTCTTGGATATCATCAAGGCTGCTACGGCTACGAATGTGCCGCCGACCTAAAATGGGCCGTGGAAAAATATCGCAGCCATAACATTCCCCTCGATGGTCTCGCCGTTGATGTCGATTTGCAAGACAACTACCGGACGTTTACCATTAAGCCAGATTACCAAACCAACAAGAACTGGCCCTACGAGCAAACCTTCGGCAGCCACAAAGAAATGTTTAGTTGGTTGCGATCGCAAGGCGTTAAATGCAGCACCAACATCACCCCCGTTATCAGCTCGCAAGATAAGTGGGGAGACCCCAACTACTATCCCACTTACAAAGAAGGACTTGAAAACGGCTACTTCGTCACCGATAACCGCTACGATGCCGACAATCCCGACAGCAAATACTACCAAATCTACGGTAGCGGTCGCGAATTTTGTCCTAATGATGGCTGGGTCGAAGGCTATAACAGCGGCGAAGCCTATATTGGTGAAGTCTACTACGGCGAAGACGAATACGGGCGGCAACTCGGCTCTCCCGGTCATTACTCCGATTTTGCTCGTCCTGAAGTCCGGGAATGGTGGGGCAAACAATATACCTACTTATTCGAGCAAGGGCTAGAATTTGTCTGGCAGGATATGACCACCCCAGCCATTCGCGACTCTCGCGGCGACATGAAAGGTTTTCCCTTCAAGCTCTATGTCAGTAGCGACTTCTACGGTCAAGTCGAAAAAGTCCCCGCTCTGAAAGTGTGGAACTTGTATTCCTACAACCTGCATAAAGCCACCTATGAAGGATTAAATAAACTGCCCGGACGGGAGAACAAGCGCAACTTTATTATCGGACGGGGAAGTTATGTCGGTTCCCATCGCTATGCTGGGTTGTGGACGGGAGATAACTCTTCCGACTGGGACTTCCTGCAAATGAATATCGCCCAAGTCCTCTCCTTAGGAATGCACGCTTTAGCCATCAGCGGACAAGATATTGGTGGTTTTGAAGAGGGAGAAATCGATCGCGGAAAATGGGCAAATCCAGAACTGCTCATGCGTTGGACTGCCGCCGGTGCGTTCTTACCTTGGTTCCGCAATCACTATGTTCGCAAAGGACGGAAAGAATTCCAAGAGCCATTCCAGTATATCGATTGGTTCAATAAAAATCGCAATGGGGATGTTCCCGAACCTCGCAGTCTGTATGAAATGGTGCTACCGGTCTGTCGCCACTACATCCAATTGCGCTATCGGTTGATGCAACTGTTCTATGACGCATTATTTCAGAATACCTTGGACGGATTGCCCATTTGTCGCCCCTTGTTCCTCAACGATCCGCAAGACCAAGCGTTGTATAACGATAAAGTTCACTTCCTGCATAACGAATTTTTCGTTCGCAACGATCTGCTGATTGCGCCGGTGTTACAACCAGAATCCTACAATAATAATAACGGTCGGCGGGATGTTTATGTGCCTCAAGGCAGTCACTGGTACGGTTTTGTCGATAATGCCATGCCTCTCGGAGGAGCAGTCGAAGGCGGTACCACCATTCGCGATTTTGATGCCAAACTCAGTGCTGACGGCACCGATATTAACTTTATCGTTCCCATTTATGTTCGCGCTGGCGCAATTATTCCGACCATCGAACTAGAACAATATGTGGGCCAGTTAAATGCCGAAGGCAAAGCCAATCCCATTACTCTGAATGTTTATCCCGGACAACAAGGGGAATATTGGATGTATTTGGATGATGGCGTGAGTCGCTCTTCTGCTCCCACCGCTGAGGTAGACGATCCTAATGCTAACAATGAATATCGCGAGACCAAAATTTCCCACAGCTATATTGGCGAAAAAGTTCGGGAGATTAAAGTCGAACGCATTCACGATGGTTATACGCCACCATTGGAGCAGTATTTCTTCGTTGCCATTTTGCACGATCCTACTGAACCACAGAGCAATCTGGGTTCGTTGCGGCGCGTTAGCGTGAATAGCCACGTGTTATCCGCGATCTCTAACGGAACTCCAGCGGCACGGGCCCAGGGACTCAATATTTCTCCCCAAAACGCATGGTATCACAACGAAGATATCAACATCAGTTTCATCAAGGTGTTCGATAATAATCCGTCGATTACCATCACAGCTGAATATATTTAA
- a CDS encoding divergent PAP2 family protein: MALIACGLAQFLKLVIDLIRHQKLNARALVTTGGMPSSHATLVSALATGIGLTAGWSSPEFAIATTFAIIVMYDAAGVRQAAGKQARILNQIIDELFQEKPEFNEDRLKELLGHTPFQVIMGLFLGVFIAWLSCRYFL, encoded by the coding sequence ATGGCATTAATTGCCTGTGGATTGGCACAATTCCTAAAGTTAGTCATCGATCTGATTCGACATCAGAAGTTGAACGCGCGCGCGTTAGTGACGACTGGAGGAATGCCCAGTTCCCATGCAACCTTGGTCTCGGCCCTCGCCACCGGGATTGGTCTGACAGCGGGATGGTCGAGTCCGGAATTTGCGATCGCAACCACATTTGCCATTATCGTCATGTATGATGCTGCCGGAGTGCGACAAGCGGCGGGAAAACAAGCGCGCATTCTGAATCAAATCATCGATGAATTGTTTCAAGAAAAGCCAGAATTTAATGAAGATCGTCTGAAAGAGTTACTGGGCCATACGCCATTTCAAGTGATTATGGGGTTATTTTTGGGAGTATTTATTGCTTGGTTATCCTGTCGCTATTTCCTCTAA
- a CDS encoding glycosyltransferase family 4 protein: protein MKILMLSSTFPYPPSRSGTEVRTFNLLKYLQKNHEVTVVAQRSPDVSQEDIDKLQELVSDLRVFPIIADDGKGAIAKGRRLFSSLWEGKPQNVLHRYLGDIQSLVLEGVEQGKYDAITCEHSANAVYLQPQLRDRVRMVVNVHSSMYWGTRSAVETGASDNPWRDRFYLPILYRYENQYAQIADTLVVTTEDDRELLQAFTPAEKIAVIPNGVDLDLFPYRNSDPGGQTLAFVGSMDLTHNMDAALFFAKQVFPKLRDRYPEIKYRIIGNRPSPDIRALGNIPGVEVTGRVPSMVQALHETTVCVVSLQTGFGIKNKTLEAMAAGVPVVGSDRGLEGLDAEDVALRANTVEEYIEAISRLLENPELRQELSQNGRKLIEDRFTWEQMGKQYEAALQ from the coding sequence ATGAAAATTCTCATGCTCTCTTCCACTTTTCCTTATCCGCCAAGTCGGTCGGGAACGGAGGTGAGGACATTTAATCTGCTTAAGTATTTACAGAAAAACCATGAAGTGACGGTGGTGGCGCAACGATCGCCGGATGTTTCCCAAGAGGATATCGACAAGTTGCAAGAGCTGGTTAGCGATCTGCGCGTTTTTCCCATTATCGCCGATGACGGTAAAGGCGCGATCGCAAAAGGTCGGCGTTTATTTTCTTCTCTTTGGGAAGGCAAACCGCAAAATGTGCTCCATCGCTACTTAGGAGACATTCAATCTCTGGTTTTAGAGGGTGTAGAGCAAGGCAAATACGATGCGATTACCTGCGAGCATAGTGCCAATGCCGTATATTTACAACCGCAACTGCGCGATCGCGTGCGGATGGTCGTGAACGTCCATAGTTCCATGTATTGGGGAACTCGGAGCGCAGTGGAGACGGGAGCTTCCGATAATCCATGGCGCGATCGCTTTTATCTTCCCATACTCTACCGTTACGAAAACCAATACGCGCAAATTGCCGATACATTAGTCGTGACGACGGAAGACGATCGCGAACTGCTGCAAGCATTTACCCCAGCGGAAAAAATTGCCGTCATTCCCAATGGAGTCGATCTGGATTTATTTCCCTATCGAAATAGCGACCCCGGAGGACAAACCTTAGCGTTTGTCGGGTCTATGGATTTAACTCATAATATGGATGCGGCATTGTTTTTTGCCAAGCAAGTATTTCCGAAGTTGCGCGATCGCTATCCCGAAATAAAATACCGAATTATTGGCAACCGTCCCAGTCCAGACATTCGCGCGTTGGGTAATATTCCTGGCGTTGAAGTGACGGGAAGAGTTCCTTCCATGGTGCAAGCATTGCACGAAACCACCGTTTGCGTTGTTTCCTTGCAAACCGGGTTTGGAATTAAAAACAAAACCCTAGAAGCCATGGCCGCTGGCGTTCCAGTGGTGGGGAGCGATCGCGGTTTGGAAGGCTTAGATGCTGAAGATGTTGCCTTGCGCGCGAATACGGTAGAAGAATATATCGAAGCAATTTCGCGCTTGCTCGAAAATCCAGAACTGCGACAAGAATTATCGCAAAACGGCCGCAAATTGATTGAAGATCGATTTACCTGGGAGCAAATGGGCAAACAATATGAAGCTGCGCTGCAATAG
- the trpD gene encoding anthranilate phosphoribosyltransferase gives MTDSPNPTPSNLPHWPDLLQQLLDKESLSRFQAVQLMQGWLDEQIPPVLSGAILAAIQAKGVSAPELAGMAQVLQGQATTPSETTLHTEPVIDTCGTGGDGASTFNISTAVAFVAAAAGIKVAKHGNRSASSKVGSADVLEALGVNLKAAPDAIAAALNEVGITFLFAPGWHPAMKAVVPFRKTLKVRTVFNLLGPLVNPLKPTGQVMGVYDGSLVPIVAEAMQLLGTQKAIVLYGKEGLDEAGLGDGVTIATVSEGLISQWQTPTGNSPDNYTTIFSKQFGLSTRPLSELKGGELEENTTILRNVLQGKGTPAQREVVAFNASFALQVGEQVSWGEHRAGIDRALEILDSGAAWDTLQELVQFLN, from the coding sequence ATGACAGATTCTCCTAACCCAACCCCTTCCAATCTTCCCCACTGGCCCGATCTTTTGCAACAGTTGCTCGATAAAGAGTCGCTTTCGCGCTTTCAGGCAGTACAACTGATGCAAGGATGGCTCGACGAGCAGATTCCTCCCGTGCTCTCCGGTGCTATTTTAGCTGCAATTCAAGCCAAAGGAGTGAGCGCTCCCGAATTAGCGGGAATGGCGCAAGTTTTGCAAGGACAAGCTACCACTCCTTCGGAAACGACTTTACATACGGAACCGGTTATCGATACCTGCGGTACGGGGGGAGACGGTGCATCCACCTTCAATATCTCCACGGCAGTAGCATTTGTTGCCGCAGCAGCCGGGATAAAAGTGGCAAAACACGGAAATCGGTCGGCGTCGAGTAAAGTCGGTTCTGCGGACGTTTTGGAGGCGCTGGGGGTGAATCTGAAAGCGGCTCCAGATGCGATCGCAGCAGCCTTAAATGAGGTCGGGATTACGTTTCTCTTTGCTCCCGGTTGGCATCCGGCAATGAAGGCAGTGGTGCCTTTCCGCAAAACCCTGAAAGTGCGCACGGTGTTTAATTTATTAGGCCCTTTGGTTAATCCGTTGAAACCCACGGGACAAGTCATGGGAGTTTATGATGGCAGCTTAGTTCCCATTGTGGCCGAAGCCATGCAGCTTTTGGGAACGCAAAAGGCGATCGTGCTTTACGGTAAAGAGGGTTTGGATGAGGCGGGATTGGGCGATGGCGTAACAATTGCAACCGTATCTGAGGGTCTGATTTCCCAGTGGCAGACTCCCACAGGCAATTCTCCAGATAATTATACGACGATCTTTTCTAAGCAATTCGGTCTCTCCACTCGACCGCTTTCCGAGCTGAAAGGAGGAGAATTGGAGGAAAATACCACAATTTTGCGCAATGTGTTGCAAGGAAAAGGGACGCCCGCACAACGGGAAGTGGTCGCTTTCAATGCCTCATTTGCCTTGCAAGTTGGCGAACAGGTTTCCTGGGGAGAACATCGTGCCGGAATTGACCGAGCGCTGGAGATTCTCGATAGCGGTGCCGCTTGGGATACATTGCAGGAGTTAGTGCAGTTTCTCAACTAG
- the folD gene encoding bifunctional methylenetetrahydrofolate dehydrogenase/methenyltetrahydrofolate cyclohydrolase FolD, translating into MSNHAARILDGKTTAQTIQARLKAEIESLSPEMGRPPGLAVLMVGDNPASAVYVRNKEKSCDRIGIASFGRKFPTETEQGEVAEVIEALNQDERVDGILVQLPLPDHFDAVSLLHGIDPNKDVDGLHPMNMGRLVRSETGLRSCTPAGVMVLLNEYGIEVAGKRAVVLGRSILVGKPMALMLLEANATVTMAHSRTENLPELTRSADILVSAVGKPKFIGADWIKSGAVAIDVGINRIFDSSGKGKLVGDFDFDAISPFCSAITPVPGGIGPMTVALLLENTVRSYRKKLRS; encoded by the coding sequence ATGTCTAACCACGCTGCTCGAATTCTAGATGGTAAAACCACAGCTCAAACCATCCAAGCCCGATTAAAAGCGGAAATTGAATCTCTCTCCCCTGAAATGGGCCGTCCTCCAGGACTGGCCGTACTCATGGTGGGGGATAATCCTGCCAGTGCTGTATACGTGCGCAATAAAGAAAAATCCTGCGATCGCATTGGTATTGCTTCCTTCGGTCGGAAGTTTCCGACGGAGACCGAGCAAGGGGAAGTCGCAGAGGTTATTGAGGCGCTCAACCAAGACGAGCGCGTGGACGGTATTTTGGTGCAACTCCCTTTACCCGACCATTTCGATGCCGTCAGTTTGCTCCATGGCATCGACCCGAATAAAGATGTAGATGGACTGCATCCGATGAATATGGGACGATTAGTGCGATCGGAAACGGGATTGCGTAGTTGTACTCCGGCGGGAGTGATGGTTCTATTAAACGAATATGGAATTGAGGTTGCTGGCAAGCGCGCCGTCGTTCTCGGACGCAGCATTCTGGTTGGCAAACCCATGGCCTTAATGCTGCTCGAAGCTAATGCCACGGTAACTATGGCTCATTCGCGCACCGAAAATCTCCCGGAACTTACCCGCTCGGCCGATATTCTGGTTTCGGCAGTTGGCAAACCCAAATTCATTGGTGCTGACTGGATTAAATCAGGAGCCGTCGCCATCGATGTGGGAATTAACCGAATTTTCGATAGTAGCGGTAAGGGAAAATTAGTTGGAGATTTTGACTTTGATGCGATTTCTCCCTTCTGCTCGGCAATTACTCCAGTTCCCGGCGGCATCGGCCCCATGACAGTGGCCCTGCTCTTAGAAAATACGGTACGCAGCTACAGGAAGAAACTACGCTCCTAA
- the crtE gene encoding geranylgeranyl diphosphate synthase CrtE, with protein MVLTNDTPSQPIVAFDLTAYLRDRQQAVEAALERALPLLYPETIYESMRYSLLAGGKRLRPILCLASCELAGGTMEMAMPTACAMEMLHTMSLIHDDLPAMDNDDYRRGKLTNHKVYGDDIAILAGDGLLTYAFEHIADRTQGASGDRILQVIVKTARAVGAAGLVGGQVVDLLSEGKPDVDVATLNYIHTHKTGALLEASVVCGALLAGATETMLQHLGEYAKNIGLAFQIVDDILDITATSEQLGKTSGKDLQAQKVTYPSLWGIEKSREESKRLIRQAKAQLQDYGDAAQPLLALADFITARSY; from the coding sequence ATGGTATTAACAAACGATACTCCTTCCCAACCGATAGTTGCCTTCGATTTAACTGCGTACTTGCGCGATCGCCAACAGGCAGTAGAAGCGGCATTAGAGCGCGCCTTACCCCTGCTCTATCCGGAAACCATCTACGAGTCCATGCGCTATTCCTTGTTAGCTGGAGGCAAGCGCCTGCGTCCCATTCTGTGTTTGGCCAGTTGCGAGTTAGCTGGAGGGACGATGGAGATGGCCATGCCTACCGCTTGTGCCATGGAGATGTTGCATACCATGTCGTTGATTCACGATGATTTACCCGCCATGGATAACGACGATTATCGTCGGGGAAAGCTCACCAACCATAAGGTTTATGGCGATGATATTGCCATTTTGGCAGGAGATGGATTATTAACCTATGCCTTCGAGCATATTGCCGATCGCACTCAAGGAGCGAGCGGCGATCGCATTTTGCAGGTCATTGTGAAAACAGCCAGAGCTGTGGGAGCGGCAGGTTTGGTTGGCGGACAGGTGGTCGATTTACTCTCGGAAGGGAAACCCGATGTGGATGTAGCGACTCTCAATTATATCCATACTCATAAAACCGGGGCATTACTCGAAGCCTCTGTGGTCTGTGGCGCTTTGTTAGCTGGGGCAACCGAGACCATGTTGCAGCATTTGGGCGAGTATGCGAAAAATATCGGCCTGGCCTTTCAAATCGTCGATGATATTTTAGATATTACGGCAACCTCCGAACAACTTGGAAAAACGAGCGGTAAGGATTTACAAGCCCAAAAAGTGACCTATCCCAGTCTCTGGGGAATTGAAAAATCGAGAGAAGAAAGCAAGCGGTTAATCCGACAGGCGAAGGCTCAACTGCAAGATTATGGAGACGCAGCACAACCGCTGTTAGCATTAGCCGATTTTATTACAGCCCGCAGCTATTAA